A single window of Gossypium hirsutum isolate 1008001.06 chromosome A10, Gossypium_hirsutum_v2.1, whole genome shotgun sequence DNA harbors:
- the LOC121207617 gene encoding putative lipid-binding protein AIR1: MASNVKASTALVLSLNLLFFAFVSSHNVENPVYIHPGDVYHNGRITHGHPGTCNPLNLGVCVGLLGLVDVNLGNVPTETCCSVIEGLVDLEAAVCLCTAVRANVLGIPIDLPISLSLLLNKCGREVATEYICSP, from the coding sequence ATGGCTTCTAATGTTAAAGCATCAACTGCTCTTGTTCTTTCTCTTAACcttcttttctttgcttttgtAAGCTCTCACAATGTCGAAAACCCCGTTTATATTCATCCCGGAGATGTGTACCATAATGGCAGAATCACTCATGGTCATCCCGGTACATGCAATCCCCTAAACCTCGGTGTATGCGTTGGCCTGTTGGGTTTGGTGGATGTTAATCTCGGAAACGTACCTACAGAAACATGTTGCAGCGTGATTGAAGGATTGGTCGATCTTGAAGCTGCAGTTTGCCTTTGCACTGCTGTCAGAGCCAATGTGTTGGGCATTCCCATCGACCTTCCTATTTCATTGAGCCTCTTACTCAATAAATGTGGAAGAGAAGTAGCTACGGAATACATTTGCAGCCCTTAA